The window GGAACCGAAGTGGAAAACCCGGGCAGACCGGGTCATCACTCACGCCCACGCCAGGAAATACCTGAAATCACGATCAGGAAATGACCGCACTCGGCCACTCAAACCGGGTCGGCGGATCCGGGCTGAGATACCTTGCTCGCTGCAGTTGTCGGAGGGGTCAGCTCCTTGATGGCCCCGGCATTGAGGCGATTGCAGGTGCGCCGTACGATCTTGATCATGGGCGATAATGTCAAGCGGCGCCATCACACGGTTCCTAAGTTTCACCTGCGGAATTTTGCTTCCGAAAAGGAGCAGTTGACCCAGCTAGATGTGGTGACAGGTCGCCAGATGACGGTGAACTTTGGTGACGCCACAGTGAGAAAGCATTTCTACACGATCGTTCTTCCCGACGGTACCCAATCACAGGCCTGGGAAGATCGACTCAGTGACCTTGAGGGTGAGATCGCGCCGGTCGTCAACAAAATCGTCAATGACCAAGTCTGGCTTCTCAGCGACCATGAAAAAGACACCCTTTCTCTATGGATCGCGCTGCAATACATGCGCGGCCCCGACGCGCGTCGCCAGATGACGCAAATCGCGTCCATGGTCACGCGACTGCAAGTCGGTATGGGAGGTATCGCCTACCTGCGGTACGCCATGGAGCGTGGTCTTGGTACAGAGGTGCCGGATGAGGTAGTGGAGCGAGCCTGGATCGATCTCACTGGGCCACCTGGGCCGCAGGTGACCGTTTCGGGAAACGATCACCTGAACATGATCGCTGCTTACGTTGAGCCCGCGAGGTTAATGATTCGCGATCGAATCTGGGGACGCATCAGATTTGACCGTAAATCCCTGGCCCTGGGCGACGTTCCAGTGACTCTGATAAGAGGGGACACCCCAGAGTCTCTGGAAGTTGGCCTGGACAGCGCGCCATCCATCGCAGTGGCTCTTGGCCGTCACACCCTGCTCTGGCTGGATCTCCCCTCG is drawn from Kineosporia sp. NBRC 101731 and contains these coding sequences:
- a CDS encoding DUF4238 domain-containing protein, which codes for MGDNVKRRHHTVPKFHLRNFASEKEQLTQLDVVTGRQMTVNFGDATVRKHFYTIVLPDGTQSQAWEDRLSDLEGEIAPVVNKIVNDQVWLLSDHEKDTLSLWIALQYMRGPDARRQMTQIASMVTRLQVGMGGIAYLRYAMERGLGTEVPDEVVERAWIDLTGPPGPQVTVSGNDHLNMIAAYVEPARLMIRDRIWGRIRFDRKSLALGDVPVTLIRGDTPESLEVGLDSAPSIAVALGRHTLLWLDLPSEMRDPDASDKTYRNRFRDAELAPSTKLASANNLAAVLQAERFVYFHTDDDLAPRDFEWPRPERVLSDPRTENDVNRERPLQDVLDQIAGHRDNSGMSLIADYIWPIPGYSPPVA